In the genome of Raphanus sativus cultivar WK10039 chromosome 4, ASM80110v3, whole genome shotgun sequence, one region contains:
- the LOC108848559 gene encoding DNA repair protein REV1 produces the protein MKRSLGSNSSGGSGSSKKSKKKNPSNQKTLGAAWGSGAASLPSSRSSPFSDFGSYMEVKNRKLQNQFENEASTGVSDSEKLIFQGVSIFVDGFTIPSHQELRGYMLTYGGRFENYFSRRSVTHIICSNLPDSKVKNLRAFSRGLPVVKPAWIVDSISANRLLGWVPYQLDQLNHTQPKLSAFFAPRRHSNPQVASSVTSSQPETGYSEAEEGSSIKAGDSEESRAHVADEFDGVYTETSIPEITAQTRTDDLKSSEVNADILGSYDNEEKELSSELQSTTNLPSASNNKSSHGKPVSTAAGSSVRRHSTLEDPNFVENYFKNSRLHFIGTWRNRYRKRFHGSFNGLKWADSGQSTAENAKKSTIIHIDLDSFFVSVVIRNRLELQDKPVAVCHSDNPKGTAEISSANYPARAYGVKAGMFVRHAKELCPQLVIVPYNFEAYEEVADQFYDILHRHCRKVQAVSCDEAFLDVSDVRYVEPDILASTIRKEILDTTGCSASAGIGSTMLMARLATRVAKPAGQFHISAEKVEEFLDQLAVGTLPGVGSVLKEKLEKQNIQTCGQLRLISKDALQKDFGVKTGEMLWSYSRGLDLRSVTAVQESKSIGAEVNWGVRFRDQQDVQHFLQCLCKEVSLRLQGCEMIGRTFTLKIKKRKKDAGEPAKYMGCGDCGNFSRSITVPAATDDIEVLRRISKKLFGSFCLDVKEVRGVGLQVSKLEGADPSNKGSKTLTSWLNSAPASVQTEKDDNVFAAEVKEIPDGKRRDTGGVSRLRECDSAEPSVQSGDTNSSLPPMCHLDMEVLENLPPDLLSELDGTYGGKLYDLIEKKRGKRKINNDSPHVSLDDMKVSSSVSVQMHGSSTSGGKELEEPHVPNERAIEITDLMPSSLSQVDVSVLQELPEELRADVLEAFPVHRRDQSSSSDAPMETCTKQDKEPTYINDSENEIGFSSSSLWFGNPPLWVENFKVSGNCTLEKMSEIYCKLAQSRPPLLSTVLQRALSEVGSFPDASANDLEKTVDDVCEFIEEYIEIKVEGDIEEIYLCFRFLKRLAARNQLFHQVNENVSPFIQALINEHYGGSLSIP, from the exons TTACATGGAAGTGAAAAATCGGAAACTTCAGAACCAATTTGAAAACGAGGCTTCTACTGGTGTTTCGGATTCTGAGAAACTTATCTTCCAAGGCGTTTCAATCTTTGTGGATGGTTTCACTATTCCTTCCCATCAG GAACTGCGAGGTTACATGTTGACTTATGGTGGGAGATTCGAGAACTACTTTTCAAGGCGTTCTGTAACACATATCATCTGCAGCAACCTTCCTGATAGCAAAGTCAAGAATCTACG GGCATTCAGCAGAGGGTTACCTGTTGTGAAACCCGCATGGATAGTGGACTCTATCTCTGCCAACAGACTTCTGGGAT GGGTTCCTTACCAGCTAGATCAACTGAATCATACCCAGCCAAAGCTGTCTGCGTTTTTTGCACCCAGAAGGCATTCCAATCCGCAGGTGGCTTCGTCGGTTACATCTTCTCAGCCTGAAACTGGATACAGTGAAGCTGAAGAAGGAAGTTCAATTAAAGCAGGAGATTCAGAGGAATCAAGAGCCCACGTTGCTGATGAATTTGATGGCGTTTATACTGAGACGTCTATTCCAGAAATAACTGCACAAACAAGAACTGACGATCTGAAATCTTCTGAAGTGAATGCAGACATACTTGGTAGCTATGACAACGAAGAAAAAGAACTTAGTAGTGAACTCCAGTCCACTACCAATCTGCCTTCTGCTTCGAACAATAAATCCTCACATGGAAAACCGGTTTCAACTGCTGCTGGATCCTCTGTAAGGCGCCATTCAACTCTCGAGGACCCCAATTTTGTGGAAAACTACTTCAAG AATTCAAGGCTGCATTTTATTGGAACATGGAGAAACAGATACCGTAAAAGATTCCACGGCTCTTTTAATGGACTTAAATGGGCAGATTCTGGCCAGAGTACAGCTGAAAATGCCAAGAAGTCAACCATTATCCACATCGATTTG GATTCCTTCTTTGTGTCAGTGGTTATCAGGAACCGTCTTGAATTACAAGACAAGCCCGTAGCCGTATGCCACTCAGATAATCCGAAAGGAACGGCGGAAATTTCCTCTGCAAACTATCCAGCTAGGGCTTATG GAGTGAAGGCAGGTATGTTTGTAAGACATGCCAAAGAGCTTTGCCCTCAGCTTGTTATTGTTCCGTACAATTTTGAAGCTTATGAAGAG GTAGCTGATCAGTTTTATGACATCCTGCATAGGCATTGCAGAAAAGTTCAG GCGGTAAGCTGCGATGAAGCATTTTTAGATGTCTCAGATGTGAGATATGTAGAACCTGATATCTTAGCATCAACAATAAGAAAAGAGATCCTTGACACTACTGGATGCAGTGCAAGTGCTGGGATAGGCAGTACTATGCTAATGGCTCGCCTTGCTACCAGAGTTGCTAAACCAGCCGGTCAGTTTCATATCTCTGCTGAGAAG GTAGAGGAGTTCTTGGATCAGCTTGCAGTCGGCACACTTCCTGGTGTAGGTTCTGTGTTGAAGGAGAAGCTGGAGAAGCAAAATATTCAAACATGTGGGCAGTTACGTTTGATATCCAAG GAtgctcttcaaaaggattttgGGGTGAAAACCGGTGAGATGCTTTGGAGTTATAGTAGAGGACTAGACCTTCGGTCTGTTACGGCGGTGCAG gaGAGCAAGTCCATAGGGGCGGAAGTGAATTGGGGCGTAAGGTTTAGAGATCAGCAAGAT GTTCAGCACTTCCTCCAATGCCTATGCAAGGAAGTTTCTCTGCGTCTGCAAGGATGTGAAATGATAGGACGCACTTTTACTCTTAAG ataaaaaagagaaaaaaagatgcCGGAGAACCTGCGAAGTATATGGGTTGTGGTGACTGTGGCAACTTTAGCCGTTCTATCACA GTGCCTGCCGCTACTGATGACATAGAAGTGTTACGGAGAATTTCAAAGAAGTTGTTTGGGTCGTTTTGCTTGG ATGTTAAGGAAGTTCGTGGGGTTGGGCTTCAGGTCTCTAAGCTTGAGGGTGCAGATCCTTCTAATAAAG GTTCAAAGACTCTGACATCATGGCTCAACTCTGCGCCTGCCTCTGTCCAAACAGAAAAAGATGATAATGTCTTTGCTGCAGAAGTTAAAGAAATCCCAG ATGGTAAGAGGCGCGATACTGGTGGAGTTTCTAGACTCCGAGAATGTGATTCAGCAGAACCTTCGGTTCAGTCAGGTGATACAAATTCGTCCTTGCCGCCCATGTGTCACCTTGACATGGAAGTTCTAGAGAACCTTCCTCCAGATCTCCTTTCGGAATTAGATGGAACCTACGGCGGGAAGTTGTATGATTTGATTGAGAAAAAACGAGGCAAAAGAAAGATCAACAACGATTCTCCACACGTCTCCTTGGacg ACATGAAAGTATCGAGTTCTGTCTCAGTTCAGATGCACGGCTCGAGCACATCTGGAGGAAAG GAACTTGAAGAACCTCATGTACCTAATGAGCGCGCCATTGAAATTACTGATTTGATGCCGTCATCCCTTAGTCAAGTCGACGTCTCTGTGTTACAAGAATTGCCTGAAGAGTTGAGAGCTGATGTATTGGAAGCATTTCCTGTCCACCGGAGAGACCAGTCATCATCATCAGATGCTCCCATGGAGACTTGTACGAAACAAGATAAGGAGCCAACATATATAAATGACTCTGAGAATGAGATTGGATTCTCAAGTAGCTCTCTCTGGTTCGGGAACCCTCCTTTGTGGGTAGAGAATTTCAAAGTTAGCGGCAATTGTACTTTGGAGAAAATGTCAGAGATATACTGCAAGTTGGCTCAGTCAAGGCCGCCTTTGTTATCCACGGTGCTCCAACGTGCTCTTTCGGAAGTTGGGAGTTTTCCTGATGCAAGTGCCAATGATCTGGAGAAAACTGTTGACGATGTGTGTGAATTTATTGAAGAGTACATTGAGATCAAGGTAGAAGGTGATATAGAAGAGATATATCTCTGCTTCCGTTTTCTGAAAAG ATTAGCAGCAAGGAACCAACTCTTCCACCAAGTCAATGAGAATGTGTCTCCATTTATTCAG GCCTTGATCAATGAACACTATGGAGGAAGCTTGAGCATTCCTTGA